One region of Coregonus clupeaformis isolate EN_2021a chromosome 31, ASM2061545v1, whole genome shotgun sequence genomic DNA includes:
- the tbx6 gene encoding T-box transcription factor TBX6: MLSVEMYPSLALGHQRMGDCYYREREPPAHMPLYPSSCDMAARAMPSHLLAPPPAPSKPTCKVQQDSVKMELENGSLWKQFCSVGTEMIITKKGRRMFPQLRVKLSGLNPGLRYILLLDVVPVDTSRYRFQGDTWQVVGGAEARLPDRVFIHPDSPATGAHWQSRSISFHRAKLTNNTLDTQGYIILHSLHRYQPRVHVIEARDVLRWGGGQHSFIFPETQFLTVTAYQNNKITELKIQSNPFAKGFREDGMNSKRQRDVRQKRKLNEPLDIVSCDPCDSTELLSQSSSSSPSDLQSLALASLPSLPPLPESVCGYGSNETHFQESPVPEQQQALDLVGQTFIASQMADITANIPADITNGLQDASGNKVTDGMMDRSITMSLSPYNETYPATPLGSSSFAPAPHPQSSSSYRSDPSIPQPSPTSINYPSMVTSDYPSILSSSPTLPSSTTSPLLQQTSFTYPTLSLSTSSFPKPLLSSTSFHSIPPSDPQQGLLSPHTPTNTYFPSLPPPCCQPIQQNGVTTHSMLTPPNQALQAVPISNQTPPPLSVFNPTAYPYPNLPLSNVNQTTPPSLFNLSSQPTSQSHPVPSLPYSLSSHSTPLSYAFPALPSSLSSCSPSVQNWTLPNGSSGSVHSAVSIPNPTQIHAPSLAPSFLPSSFTHPPSSLPNPVYQPSSCSAIPSASVPSFQPSASSHIPPFSLTNHSLPPTTCPQNQTTTPSSYPPIAPTEIGSFSQFNPGAPYLPEMVLHHPSLLPPLDPSLSSCLSSSSTPPALYPPFSSYPLHLCQDPRSSFPIPLRHMYRQHQHGHTHPQGSYMDMSGRAVF; this comes from the exons ATGCTGAGTGTGGAGATGTACCCCAGTTTGGCCCTCGGGCACCAGAGAATGGGAGACTGCTACTACAGAG AGAGGGAACCTCCTGCCCACAtgcccctctacccctcctcctgtGACATGGCTGCCCGTGCCATGCCCTCTCACCTGCTGGCCCCGCCCCCCGCCCCCAGCAAGCCAACCTGTAAAGTCCAGCAGGACAGCGTCAAGATGGAGCTGGAGAACGGTTCACTGTGGAAACAGTTCTGCTCCGTGGGCACAGAGATGATCATCACCAAGAAGGGCAG gCGGATGTTCCCCCAGCTGAGGGTCAAGCTGTCAGGCCTGAACCCGGGGCTGCGCTACATTCTGCTGCTGGATGTGGTGCCCGTGGACACCTCGCGCTACCGCTTCCAGGGTGACACCTGGCAGGTGGTGGGCGGCGCTGAGGCCCGCTTACCCGACCGGGTGTTTATCCATCCAGACTCGCCAGCCACGGGTGCCCACTGGCAGAGCAGGAGCATCTCCTTCCACCGCGCCAAGCTCACCAACAACACGCTGGACACACAGGGATAT AtcatcctccactccctccaccgCTACCAGCCACGGGTGCACGTGATCGAGGCCAGGGATGTGCTGAGGTGGGGAGGAGGGCAACACTCCTTCATCTTCCCAGAGACCCAGTTTCTCACCGTCACCGCCTACCAGAACAACAAA ATCACTGAACTGAAGATCCAATCCAATCCCTTCGCTAAGGGCTTTAGAGAGGACGGCATGAATAGCAAAAG acAGAGGGACGTGAGGCAAAAGCGGAAGCTAAATGAACCTCTAGATATTG tGAGCTGTGACCCATGTGACTCCACTGAGCTCCTGTCccagtcctcctcttcctccccctcagACCTCCAGAGCCTGGCCCTGGCCTCTCTCCCCTCACTTCCCCCTCTCCCTGAGTCTGTGTGTGGGTATGGCTCCAACGAAACCCACTTCCAGGAGAGCCCTGTTCCAGAGCAGCAGCAGGCTCTAGACCTGGTGGGCCAAACCTTCATTGCCTCCCAGATGGCTGACATCACAGCTAACATCCCCGCCGATATTACCAATGGGCTGCAAGATGCATCGGGCAACAAGGTCACCGATGGAATGATGGACAG GTCCATCACTATGAGTCTTTCCCCTTACAATGAGACATATCCAGCCACTCCTCTTGGTTCTTCCTCTTTCGCCCCTGCTCCTCATCCTCAGTCTTCGTCCTCCTACCGCTCAGATCCCTCCATCCCCCAACCCTCCCCCACCTCTATTAATTATCCATCCATGGTCACCAGTGACtatccctctattctctcctcttctccaactCTCCCTTCCTCCACCACATCTCCCTTGCTTCAGCAAACTAGTTTCACCTACCCCACCTTATCTCTTTCCACTTCATCCTTCCCCAAGCCTCTCCTGTCCTCTACCTCCtttcactccatccctccatctgaccCACAGCAAGGTCTGCTCAGTCCTCATACACCcacaaatacctattttccatcactccctcctccctgctgtcaACCCATCCAGCAGAATGGGGTGACCACCCATTCCATGCTCACTCCCCCGAACCAGGCTCTACAAGCTGTCCCCATCTCCAACCAGACCCCCCCCCCTCTGTCGGTCTTTAACCCCACAGCGTACCCATACCCCAACCTACCTCTCTCCAACGTCAACCAAACCACCCCTCCGTCTCTCTTCAACCTCTCAAGTCAGCCAACTTCTCAATCACACcccgttccctctctcccttactCTCTTTCTTCCCATTCCACACCTCTATCTTATGCCTTTCCCGctctcccttcatccctctcttcttGCTCTCCTTCAGTTCAAAATTGGACTCTTCCGAATGGTTCCTCCGGCTCCGTCCACTCTGCTGTGTCTATTCCCAACCCAACTCAGATCCATGCTCCCTCTCTCGCGCCGTCCTTTCTTCCTTCCTCCTTCACTCACCCCCCATCCTCCCTTCCTAATCCAGTTTACCAACCCTCTTCCTGTTCCGCCATTCCCTCTGCGTCCGTCCCCTCATTCCAGCCTTCTGCCTCCTCTCATATCCCCCCCTTTTCCCTGACcaaccactccctccctccaacgACGTGTCCCCAGAACCAGACCACCACGCCCTCCTCCTACCCCCCGATAGCGCCCACCGAGATTGGCTCCTTCTCCCAGTTCAACCCTGGCGCACCCTATCTGCCAGAAATGGTACTTCACCACCCCTCACTCCTGCCTCCACTGGATCCCTCTCTTTcatcctgtctctcctcctcctccacaccccctgccctctatccccccttctcttcctatcctctgCACCTGTGTCAGGACCCCCGCTCGTCCTTCCCCATACCTCTCAGGCACATGTACAGGCAGCACCAGCATGGCCACACCCACCCTCAGGGGTCCTACATGGATATGAGTGGGAGGGCTGTATTCTGA